The DNA window TTGAACCATTCTTTTCATTCATACTTGGTCCGAGTGAGTCAGTTCAGTTGACTCACTCCTTTACACCACCATCATTTCATGATTACATGGGACATTTCTAAATTCGTTCTTATAGCAGGTTCACAAGACAGAGAGATCGAGTGAGAAAAaagaataatattatattatatatatatgtacttaataatatatatatatatatatatatatgtacttcataatattatatttattttttaaatataatgctAAGGTTCGCGAACAATCGAACAATATAATTTTAGCTTGAATTCGATTCGAAAAATATTCGAacatgttcgagttcggctcgaattcGAACCAAATATTATTCGAACCGGCTCGAAAAGTTCGTGAACGTGTTCGGTTCATTTACACCCTTAGTAGAGACTGAGATAACGCGTGGAAGCTGAAACTAGCGAAGCCTTGTATTTGACAAATAAATAAACAAGATAGAAATGCACAAGCATGCTCACTAACTAGCAATGTCGTGaagagaaatataattttcatattaaatttattttcaacattAGGTTTTTTTTTGGTTGAGATGGTCTTGAATATTTAATTATGGTTAATGTGATATTGATTCTATGATTTTTGTAATATGATATATTTTCATATTGTTTAGGTTTCCTTGTTGATAAACTTCAAGGTCAAAAATAAGGGGGTAATTTACGCAGAAGCACATACATACTATCGCACTTTTGCACGCCATAAACTTCAAAGAAAACAATCTATAAGGTTGTTGCTGATCGAAAAGTGCCGAATCCATGTGTTGCCGTGATTGTTGGAGACATCTGCAGACATGGGCGGAGCCAGCATATGCCCAGTGTGGGCTGCTGCCTACACTgggcaaaatttttttttatatgtttatatatatatatatatatatatatgtctaaatttttaatttgtgtATGCTATTATTATATGTTTAGCTGTCTATATTGATctaattttcttttaataatttgTAGACCCAAATTTTAGACTTAATTTTTTTACTTGTTATTAGTATCTAACACTCTATATAGCCTTCTGTATGTGTTTTTTTTCTCGAGTCACAAACTTCATATACTTTGAGTAACAATCATTCCAATTCATTTTAATTACTGCTTAATCTTTCATAATCTCTAAAAAAATCCATAATGTTACCAAATTTTAGGCTCGTTGTTTCGTTCAATGTTTGTCGATCATTCaattgttttataattttatgttttttccAATCGATAATGAATTAATGCATATTTTTCGAAcgtatattttatatcatattttgTTTTGATTTCGGATTTTGTACACGTCATTGTTCCTCATTTTTCTGACGTTTTCCCATCAATTATCAATGCTACTGGCTGTGCGTAACTTGTGTTCAAACTTTATGACACATTATTTTTAGCTGTCGATTAATTATTGCTCTATTTTTTgctttattaattataatatatggTTGCCTACGCTGAACCAAGATCCTGGCTCCGCCCCTGTCTGCAGACAACAACTGTGAAGGAGTTGGCTGAAGATTTGTTTTTTGTTGCTCTAGTTTTGGCATCGTGTTTTACTTCCTCTTATACTGTTTTAATGTGGTTTTTTGTTTTAGGAAGTGTTTGATTTTCTCAACGTATTTAAGAGATTGATTTTTGATTAAAATCACTAGTGTTAGTTTTTGTGTAAATTCgttggttttctagtgattatttTTGCCCCGAGGCACCGAATACTTGTgtaaaatttatttcatttcatCGTATTTACTTAAAGTTAATTTGTGTTACAAAGTCATATATTCCTCTGCATGTTGTCTGATATGTTGTAACATTTCGCATAACACTTAATTTTAATAAACACAAATTTACGGTTTCATACGTTCTTACTTATTTTGTTGTTACACAAAATACATCTAGTACCTTACACTCCCAAGAAAACGATGACTTTAACTTGGAAAATGGATAGGAAAAGTAAGATATTTTTATTGAGAAATCCTGATTTGAAAATCTCAACTTTATATTACAATTTTAAGTGGAAAAAGACCGGTTTCTAAAAAACGATATATGATAGATTTGACTACCAGGTCAAGATAACCATACTCTCAAAGATAGGCAGATTGTGTATTTGCATGACTGAACGAAAAGAAACCAAGAGTCTAGAAACGTCTTTGGCTCTGGACAAAAGAAATAGATAGATTTTATCCTTCAACAACCTTAATGGGAACATATTCCCTGTCATCTAGTAAGATATGAGAAACAAAGTAACTACCAAACGCAACTGATAACTACTAGAGGAGCAGGGAACTAATAATATGTGCCTAATCATCTTTCAGGATCCATCATCTAATATATGTAAACACAAAGAACTTCATTGGCTTGGATGCATCAGTGAAGCATTCTCAGAACAGTTTTTATCCGTTCTAAATCAGGGTGGTTAAGATGAGAGTAAATTTGCCACAGAAATCATGCAGAGAGCTCggaagaaaaataaagaaatttCCTAAATAAACAATTTTAATAAACGAAGTGTCTTCGGTGATATTCTATAAtgaaagcataatcatgtaacatGTAGATGGAGCCATGGAGGAAACCTTTATATTCACCAGGATAAATAAAGCATTCTTACTGATATAACTGAATTGGTTTGGCACAGGTTAAATTTGGTTTTGCTTGAACATGTGGTATCACATTTGTCAAAAGACACTATCTTCGGTTGTTACAAAgcaaaatcaatcaaataaaaCTATAGGACGAGCGGTAAACTAGTTGATCAAGCAACAAAGAACGCAACAAGTCTCACAATAAGAACCTCAAAGACACCATTTGCGTcgtgaaaaaaataaatatgcacCATTTATTAGAAACAGATTTTATATCCCGCTCACTAATACAAAATACAAATAAGTACCAATCAACCACCAAACTCAAACACAGAACAACTATGTATTGATTTTAGAAGCCTGTACAGAGTAATATATGATAAAACCTAGCCTGCAACTCCAAACTCCAGGGGCTTCTCTCAAATTATAGTCACTATTACAAAatacccatatacttcagatCACCTAGTGCTGTGACCATTCGATACTCTTGATGTCAATCCCATCCTTGTACATTTCATAAAGAGGGCTCATTTCCCTCAACTTCTCCACCTGCTTTACTGTGAGCTCCACCGCCCTATCAATTTCTGCCTCCGTAGTGAACCTTCCGATTCCATATCTAATCGAGGTATGCGCCATATCCTCATCAACTCCCAATGCCCTCAACACATATGACGGTTCCAAACTCGCACTGGTACAAGCGCTGCCACTCGAGACAGCCACCTCTTTCAGCCCCATCAACAAGCTCTCACCTTCCACAAAAGCGAAGGACAAGTTCAAATTCCCCGCATACCGGCTCTGCTCACTTCCGTTCACAACTACCCCTTCTAACTTCGTCCTTATACCATTCAATAACCGTTCCTGCAACGCCCTTATCCTTTTCTCATCATACTCCATTTCCTTCATTGCTAGCTCACACGCAGCACCAAACCCAACAACCAAAGGTGTAGGGACAGTTCCACTCCTTATCCCCCTCTCTTGTCCACCCCCATTCATTTGTGGTTCCACTCTAATTCTCGGCCTTCTTCTCATGTACAATGCCCCAATGCCCTTAGGCCCGTAAATCTTATGACCACTCAAAGACATTAGACTAATATTCATCCTGTCCACATCAATGGGAATCTTCCCCAATGCCTGTGCAGCATCAGTATGCAGAGGAACATTAAACTCCTTGCACATTTTCCCAATTTCCACCATCGGTTGAATAACACCAATTTCGTTATTAACCATCATTACAGAAACCAAGCCGGTATCAGGCCGAATGGAAGCCCGGAGCTTTTCCAAATCTACAAGCCCGTCGGACTTTACTGGAAGATAAGTAACCTCAAACCCCTCATGCTGTAAATGACGGCAGGAATCCAATACACATTTATGTTCGGTCTGGGTCGTGATAACGTGACGCTTCTTCTCTTTGTAAAAGTGCAGAACACCCTTGATCGAGATATTGTTAGACTCAGTGGCCCCGGAGGTGAAGATTATTTCTTTTGGCGAGGCGTTGATCAGGGCAGAAACTTGGGCTCGGGCCGCCTCGACAGCCCGTTCCGATTCCCACCCGTAAAGGTGGGTGCGGGAGTGAGGGTTCCCGAATTGGGAAAGATAATATGGTAGCATAGCATCCAGAACTCTAGGGTCCACAGGAGACGTTGCCTGCATATCTAGATAGAGAGGTCTCCCGGATATTTTTACGCCTTTCATCGATATCCCGCTTGACTCCTCCTCTAACGGCTCAACGGAAGCTGCGGCTGCGGTGGAAAAATTAAGGCGGATTAAGGGTGTACCATTAAGGATGCTGCGGCGGATGCCGGCGGCGACAAGCTTCGATGCCATGGCGGTGATGAAAGCGGGTTCTGTGGTTA is part of the Primulina eburnea isolate SZY01 chromosome 1, ASM2296580v1, whole genome shotgun sequence genome and encodes:
- the LOC140841939 gene encoding cysteine desulfurase, mitochondrial-like — protein: MASKLVAAGIRRSILNGTPLIRLNFSTAAAASVEPLEEESSGISMKGVKISGRPLYLDMQATSPVDPRVLDAMLPYYLSQFGNPHSRTHLYGWESERAVEAARAQVSALINASPKEIIFTSGATESNNISIKGVLHFYKEKKRHVITTQTEHKCVLDSCRHLQHEGFEVTYLPVKSDGLVDLEKLRASIRPDTGLVSVMMVNNEIGVIQPMVEIGKMCKEFNVPLHTDAAQALGKIPIDVDRMNISLMSLSGHKIYGPKGIGALYMRRRPRIRVEPQMNGGGQERGIRSGTVPTPLVVGFGAACELAMKEMEYDEKRIRALQERLLNGIRTKLEGVVVNGSEQSRYAGNLNLSFAFVEGESLLMGLKEVAVSSGSACTSASLEPSYVLRALGVDEDMAHTSIRYGIGRFTTEAEIDRAVELTVKQVEKLREMSPLYEMYKDGIDIKSIEWSQH